DNA sequence from the Tissierella sp. genome:
GATATTTTGGCATAAAGCTTATTTTATCTCCATCAGCAATGAAAGTAAAATAGGAGTCATTTGGAGAAAAAAGACCATTCTTATATTGGCAAGTTACTTTTATTAAAAGTTTATCTTCATCAGTAGGTCTTAGTCTTATGGAATCATTAATTGCATGAAGTTCTAGGCTTGGATTTTCAATGTCATTCAAATCGAAGTCTAATTTTGTAGTAATAGTTTCATAAGTACTCTTAGAAGCAAAAGAATTACCAATATTTCTTAGACCACTTAGTACATTTGATAGAGCAATATTAATATCAGATTTAACTTCTTTAACATCAATTTTTGATACTGCATCTCTAATGTCAGATCCAAGATCCTCAAGAGAATTTAAATTCAGTATTGGGTCTTTTTCTTGATTTGTGTTCTTTTGACTGTTTTCATTAGCAAAGTTATTAGTATCTCTAGGAATATCTATTTCCTCTAAAGCTTCCAAAAGCTTTATAGCTTCCTCTGATGTTATCTTGCCTTCTTCAAGCATTGATAAAATCATCATTTTTTCTTCTTTCATTTTCATCCTCCTATTCTTCGCCCTGAAGTAGCTTTATAGCTTCATCAGATGTTATTTCACCACTATTTAATTTTTTCAAAACTTCTTTTTTATCAATAGAAGGTTCTGTGTACTTAGGACTATATCCTAAAGCTTCAATTACATTTTCCAGCTTCCCTCTAACAGTCGGATAGGAAATACCCATCTCCTTTTCAATTTCCTTTATGTTCCCTCTACTTTTTATAAATATTTCCACAAATTTCTTTTGCTCATCTGTTAGTTTACAAAATTTGCAAAGAGAAAAGTCTCCTTCTATATGGGTATGGCATTTATGACAGCTAAGTTTTGTTACATAAAGTTCATCACCACATACAGGACATTTACCTAATACTTCTCTTTTCATATTTTCACCCTTTCCTTTCTAAAATATAGAAATTTTCACCATAGTTCCTTCTCTAGCAGTTATATCAGTTAAGTCAATTTTACCTTTTGTCTTTAATTACTATTTTATACTGTTAATATCATAATAGTAGAAAATATTAAATATGTCAACATAAATATTAACAAAATCAATCAATTAATTAAATATATTAATATCCTTATTAAACATTAACAAAAAGTTATCTAGTTTTATTAAAAAACATTTAGATGCAATAATACATAAATTGTTTTTCAATTTTATTTTATGATATAATGAACTGACATAATAATAGGCAATTAGGGAGGTAATTATGGAAGAAAGTAAAAAAAGTAACCATAAAGGCTTTAAAATATTTATTGCCATATTTCTTGTTCTTAGTTTGATTTTTTTGAAAGAAGAAAATCAAACTAAAATAATTAAATTTCTTGATTCTTTTAGTGGTGGAGAGAAAGTATTAAAGCTAGTAGACTCATTTACAATTCATGACGATATCATGAATATAAATATCTATGATGGAACTATTGTTAAATGGGATAATAGTAAATTAACATATTTAAAAACAGATGGTACAATTGTTTTGGAGAAAGAATTTAATTTTGATATACCCTTTATATATTATGGAGATAAGTATATCTATGTGGGAGATAAGTCTACAGGAGATATTTATTCCTTAGATAGTAAGGGTGAGACCATAGATAGATTACAGTTAAATAAAGAAATATTTAACATAAAGGAAAGTCATGGAAATTTTATTTATCATACAAAATCACTTACTGGAGAAAGTATTAATATCTTAGATAAAGATGGGATATTGATTGGCAATTATTCTTTTGAGGATAAAAACATTCTTGAATATACAACAAATAGTAGTGGATCTAAACATTCACTAGCTTTATTGGACTTAAATGGCGAAGTATTAAAAACTCAAATACATTTATTTGGAGAAGATAAAGAAAGTCTAGGTTCTATAGATATAGAAAATGAAATAACTGTATATCTTGGATTTGTCTTAGAAGATGAATTAATTGCATTAACAGATAAATCACTTTATTTTATAAAAGATGGTAAAATAATGTTGAAGAAACAATTTGATTTAATAAAAGATATTTACTTAGGTAAAGAAGAAATATATATTTTGTATAGCAATTATTTAGAAGTTATAGATTTTGATGGTAGAACTCAGCACAAAATTGGCTTTACTCAAGAGTATAATAAATTGATTCCATTTGATAATAGGGTATTGATTTATGGAGATAATAATCTAGAATTAGTAGAAGGTAAGGAACATATATTAAAGCATAATGAAGATTTCCAAGATATTTTTGTAGGGAAAGGACAAATATTAATATGGGGATCAGATGAAATAAAGACATATGAAGTTTCAAATAAAAAATAGTTGGATTTAGATTGATATTAATATATATGTAATGAAGGAAATTCTTTATTGATTTTATCTATAATAAACACAAGAATATAACATTTGTTAATAGTTTTATTTCAAAGATGTAAAACTAGTATAATATAAGTAATGAAAAGCTTAGGAGGAATATCAATGAATAAAGAAGTAGATGCAAGGGGATTATTATGCCCAAAACCAGTTATAATGACAAAAAAGGAATTAGATAATTTTCCAGGTGGTGTATTGACTACCATAGTAGATAATGAAGTGGCAAAGGATAATGTTTCAAAATTAGCTGCATCATATGGATATAGTTTTATAGTAGATAAATCTAAGGAGAATGATTATTATATTCATATTACCAAGGATAAATTAGATAATAAAGCTGCAGCTAAGGAAGAGGTATGTATAC
Encoded proteins:
- a CDS encoding DUF5711 family protein, producing MEESKKSNHKGFKIFIAIFLVLSLIFLKEENQTKIIKFLDSFSGGEKVLKLVDSFTIHDDIMNINIYDGTIVKWDNSKLTYLKTDGTIVLEKEFNFDIPFIYYGDKYIYVGDKSTGDIYSLDSKGETIDRLQLNKEIFNIKESHGNFIYHTKSLTGESINILDKDGILIGNYSFEDKNILEYTTNSSGSKHSLALLDLNGEVLKTQIHLFGEDKESLGSIDIENEITVYLGFVLEDELIALTDKSLYFIKDGKIMLKKQFDLIKDIYLGKEEIYILYSNYLEVIDFDGRTQHKIGFTQEYNKLIPFDNRVLIYGDNNLELVEGKEHILKHNEDFQDIFVGKGQILIWGSDEIKTYEVSNKK
- a CDS encoding DUF2089 domain-containing protein — encoded protein: MKREVLGKCPVCGDELYVTKLSCHKCHTHIEGDFSLCKFCKLTDEQKKFVEIFIKSRGNIKEIEKEMGISYPTVRGKLENVIEALGYSPKYTEPSIDKKEVLKKLNSGEITSDEAIKLLQGEE